DNA from Streptomyces rishiriensis:
CCAAACAGCCCGCCCAGCACGCGGCTTCCGCCGAGGCCAAGGGGAGCTGATGAGCACGCAGTCCGTCCCGTCCCCGCTGCTGATCGCCTGCGCCCTCGGCATCGAGCACCTCGCCCTGCGCATGGGCGACCGCGGCGGAGCCGACGGGCCGGTCACCGTCCTGCGCACGGGCATGGGACCCAAGGCGGCGGAGCGATCCGTCACCCGCGTCCTGGCCGACCCGGTGTTCGCGGGGGCGGCCGTACTGGCCACGGGCTTCTGCGCCGGCCTCGCCCCGGGGATGCACCCCGGTGACCTGGTCGTCGCCGAGGAGACCCGCGACCCGCGCGGCAGTGTGCCCTGCGTCGGCACCGAACTGCTCGTCAAGGAACTCGCCCGCACCCTGCCCGGGCGAACGGTCCACACCGGCCCCCTCACCGGCTCCGACCACGTCGTTCGCGGTCATGAACGGGCCGACCTGCTGGCGACCGGCGCAATCGCCCTCGACATGGAGTCGGCGGCCACGCTCCTGAGCGCCGTGCGCGCGGAGCCGCGCCCGGTTGCGGCCGTCCGAGTGGTCGTGGACGCTCCTGAACATGAGCTTGTCCGGATCGGCACGGTGCGCGGTGGAATATCGGCCTTCCGCGTTCTTCGCTCGGTTCTGCCTGCTTTTTTCGAATGGCACCGTAATGTTCTGCTCCCCCGGAGGTGAGCCGCATGGCCATGCCCCTGCGCCAGTCCATCAAGGTCGCTACATACCTGGTCGAACAGAAGCTCCGCAAGCGGGACAAGTTCCCGCTCATCGTCGAGCTGGAGCCCCTCTTCGCCTGCAACCTCAAGTGCGAGGGCTGCGGCAAGATCCAGCATCCGGCGGGAGTGCTCAAACAGCGCATGCCGGTCGCCCAGGCCGTCGGCGCGGTGCTGGAGTCCGGTGCGCCGATGGTGTCCATCGCGGGCGGTGAGCCCCTGATGCATCCTCAGATCGACGAGATCGTGCGGCAGTTGGTGGCCAAGAGGAAGTACGTCTTCCTCTGCACCAACGCCATGCTGCTGCGAAAGAAGCTGGACAAGTTCACCCCCTCTCCCTACTTCGCCTTCGCCGTGCACATCGACGGGCTGCGGGAGCGGCACGACGAGTCGGTGGCCAAGGAGGGCGTGTTCGACGAGGCCGTGGCGGCCATCAAGGAGGCCAAGCGGCACGGCTTCCGGGTGACCACCAACTCGACCTTCTTCAACACCGACACCCCGCAGACCATCATCGAGGTGCTCAACTACCTCAACGACGACCTCAAGGTCGACGAGATGATGATCTCGCCCGCCTACGCCTACGAGAAGGCTCCCGACCAGGAGCACTTCCTCGGCGTGGAGCAGACCCGCGAGCTGTTCAAGAAGGCCTTCTCGGGCGGCAACCGGCGCCGCTGGCGGCTCAACCACTCACCCCTGTTCCTCGACTTCCTCGAGGGCAAGGCCGACTTCCCGTGCACGGCGTGGGCGAT
Protein-coding regions in this window:
- a CDS encoding phosphorylase family protein; this encodes MSTQSVPSPLLIACALGIEHLALRMGDRGGADGPVTVLRTGMGPKAAERSVTRVLADPVFAGAAVLATGFCAGLAPGMHPGDLVVAEETRDPRGSVPCVGTELLVKELARTLPGRTVHTGPLTGSDHVVRGHERADLLATGAIALDMESAATLLSAVRAEPRPVAAVRVVVDAPEHELVRIGTVRGGISAFRVLRSVLPAFFEWHRNVLLPRR
- the hpnH gene encoding adenosyl-hopene transferase HpnH: MAMPLRQSIKVATYLVEQKLRKRDKFPLIVELEPLFACNLKCEGCGKIQHPAGVLKQRMPVAQAVGAVLESGAPMVSIAGGEPLMHPQIDEIVRQLVAKRKYVFLCTNAMLLRKKLDKFTPSPYFAFAVHIDGLRERHDESVAKEGVFDEAVAAIKEAKRHGFRVTTNSTFFNTDTPQTIIEVLNYLNDDLKVDEMMISPAYAYEKAPDQEHFLGVEQTRELFKKAFSGGNRRRWRLNHSPLFLDFLEGKADFPCTAWAIPNYSLFGWQRPCYLMSDGYVPTYRELIEETDWDKYGRGKDPRCANCMAHCGYEPTAVLATMGSLKESLRAMRETVNGNRA